One stretch of Cygnus olor isolate bCygOlo1 chromosome 1, bCygOlo1.pri.v2, whole genome shotgun sequence DNA includes these proteins:
- the LOC121061658 gene encoding LOW QUALITY PROTEIN: translation initiation factor IF-2-like (The sequence of the model RefSeq protein was modified relative to this genomic sequence to represent the inferred CDS: deleted 3 bases in 3 codons; substituted 2 bases at 2 genomic stop codons), which produces MPPPPGPGAAGTHRRPIVLQPERTSPRSARAPSPPVRLPSGPVHSSARRPAEGPIRGKREGPARLGEAESGTELSPEAGLGADXRDGRPIGXGNRGGKPIGGTRGRASSRGRGGGCRACVGRAGGGQEEEGTTSCPCGGGARGGSGGGRGDGGGGRAALSGVGSREPGREPGRQREERR; this is translated from the exons AtgccgccgcctcccggccccggggccgccggcaCCCACCGCCGC CCCATTGTGCTCCAGCCGGAGCGAACGTCGCCGCGCTCCGCTCGGGCTCCCTCCCCCCCCGTCCGCCTTCCAAGTGGTCCCGTCCACAGCTCCGCTCGGCGCCCGGCGGAAGGTCCCATCCGTGGGAAACGGGAGGGGCCGGCGCGGCTGGGCGAGGCGGAGAGCGGAACGGAGCTCTCCCCCGAGGCCGGGCTAGGCGCTGATTAGCGTGACGGGCGACCAATAGGATGAGGGAACCGT GGGGGAAAGCCAATAGGAGGGACGCGGGGGCGGGCCTCTTCCCGAGGCCGGGGCGGCGGGTGCCGCGCCTGCGTAgggagggcggggggagggcaggaggaggaggggactACGTCGTGTCCCTGTGGCGGTGGCGCCCGGGGAGGGTCgggc ggagggaggggagatggagggggcggccgggcggctCTGAGCGGGGTGGGGAGCCGGGAGCCGGGCCGGGAGCCGGGCCGGCAGCGTGAGGAGAGGCGA